A stretch of Imperialibacter roseus DNA encodes these proteins:
- a CDS encoding LytR/AlgR family response regulator transcription factor produces the protein MKIKCLVIDDEETARRGLAVLLEDYEEVDLIGRCANGVEAIDQIRALKPDLIFLDVQMPGINGFEVLASLPKPWPQVVFITAHDQFALKAFEVNAVDYLLKPFSDERFDQALHRAKAKIKAQELENRAVKNLIDQTKASLKGTSSLVQNDGDQQRLVIKVDGSIHLLELADIRYVEAFDYYVKIHVAARFFLLRETMKKMEERLPDSGFTRIHKSYIVNHASVKALHKQENNEYEIELVDGAQLKVSRNFKAHLLERLGA, from the coding sequence ATGAAGATTAAGTGTCTGGTGATTGACGATGAGGAAACAGCCCGCCGAGGATTGGCCGTACTGCTGGAAGACTACGAAGAGGTAGATCTTATAGGACGTTGTGCTAATGGAGTGGAGGCCATCGACCAGATAAGGGCCCTGAAACCAGACCTGATCTTTCTGGATGTGCAGATGCCGGGCATCAATGGCTTTGAAGTATTGGCGAGCCTTCCGAAGCCCTGGCCGCAAGTCGTTTTCATCACGGCCCACGATCAATTTGCGCTGAAGGCATTTGAGGTCAATGCGGTCGACTATCTATTGAAACCCTTCAGTGACGAAAGATTCGACCAGGCGCTACACCGGGCGAAAGCGAAAATAAAGGCCCAGGAATTAGAAAACAGAGCAGTTAAAAACCTGATAGATCAAACTAAAGCCAGCTTGAAAGGGACGTCGTCACTTGTTCAAAATGATGGTGATCAGCAAAGGTTGGTGATCAAGGTAGACGGCAGCATTCATTTGCTGGAACTTGCCGACATCCGGTATGTGGAAGCATTTGACTACTATGTGAAAATCCATGTGGCAGCTCGCTTCTTCCTGCTAAGGGAAACCATGAAAAAAATGGAAGAGCGCCTGCCCGACAGTGGCTTTACACGAATACACAAGTCATACATTGTTAACCACGCTTCTGTTAAGGCGCTGCACAAGCAGGAGAACAATGAATATGAAATAGAATTAGTAGATGGTGCCCAGCTTAAGGTGAGCCGAAACTTCAAGGCACACTTGCTGGAAAGGCTGGGTGCGTAG
- a CDS encoding ABC transporter permease, which translates to MLRNHLIFALRLFLKDSVYSVLNILGLALGITVGIILLLFLQGELTYDQHFAKHKQIYRFTNHLKADGADFNTANTPRELAPILKADLPEVLEYVRFLGYGESMVEYKTQDGVLKQFYEDKIWRADSNMFSMFDHTFFEGDPKSCLEGPGKVVITKTIAQKYFGDEEAVGKLLIFPEGDTRKVTAVISDLPDNTHLKYEILLSHIAPRDWIEEGDATRKSEGFWNPNGYTYLLMPVDYDPNTFYDKFPPIFDKTFGLFAKRINGTVTPKLQPIADIHFNSDLSGDEPVGNINYVYTFAIVGIFIIILACINYMNMATARSVVRTGEMGIRKVLGFSKAELFRNVMLEAILIAFIAMLIAIVLSYVVLELTPFNSWIDKNLSLNFLSNPFLTIGMFTITLLVGVLSGIYPALYIPSVPVVQALKGTFTGDKSGTLLRKGLIVFQFVISLFVIICTVLMDKQIEYMQHKELGFAKDNVLVIEVKDTVTANHMDAIRTELRKNPNILSAATGYGTPGMGFGGQVLWVERDTAMAQQSMTMIWSGPDYIETMGIELVDGRDFNPDSEAEYVMKFIVNETGARELGWGDNAVGKKVKYFHGETFGEVIGVVKDFNFESLHNKIEPLFIVLDESDGGRIHIRIKGEDMKATIADIEEIWTGFDPNHPFEYTFLDQEFAKQYRADQIQLKLISTLSYICIIVSILGLIGLSAFTASRKAKEISIRKVLGASSATIVLLFSKDYVKLILIAFVISVPLANYIIVEWTSKFAYQMSIQWFYFVLPGVLVLTLGLLTVGAQSLRSARANPVEGLRRE; encoded by the coding sequence ATGCTTCGCAACCACCTCATCTTTGCCCTCAGGCTATTTCTGAAAGACAGCGTTTACTCCGTGCTCAACATCCTCGGGCTGGCGCTTGGTATCACCGTAGGCATCATTCTCCTGCTCTTCCTCCAGGGAGAGCTCACTTACGACCAGCATTTTGCCAAACACAAGCAGATTTATCGCTTTACCAACCACCTGAAAGCTGATGGCGCAGATTTCAATACAGCCAATACGCCCAGGGAGCTGGCACCCATCCTCAAAGCCGATCTCCCCGAAGTGCTGGAGTATGTGCGTTTTCTGGGATATGGCGAGTCGATGGTAGAGTACAAAACGCAGGATGGTGTGCTTAAGCAATTCTACGAGGATAAGATCTGGAGGGCGGACAGCAACATGTTTTCTATGTTTGATCATACTTTTTTTGAAGGTGATCCAAAGTCATGCCTGGAAGGCCCTGGCAAGGTCGTCATTACAAAGACCATCGCTCAAAAATATTTTGGAGACGAGGAGGCGGTTGGCAAACTGTTGATTTTTCCAGAAGGAGACACTCGCAAAGTTACTGCTGTCATTTCTGATCTTCCGGACAATACCCACCTCAAGTACGAAATCCTTTTGTCGCACATCGCCCCCCGAGATTGGATTGAAGAAGGCGATGCCACCCGAAAATCGGAAGGTTTCTGGAACCCTAATGGGTACACCTACCTTCTAATGCCCGTTGACTATGACCCCAACACATTCTACGACAAATTCCCGCCCATATTTGACAAAACCTTTGGGCTTTTTGCCAAACGCATCAATGGAACTGTTACACCAAAATTACAGCCCATTGCTGATATTCATTTCAACTCTGACCTTTCCGGCGATGAGCCGGTAGGTAATATCAACTATGTTTACACATTTGCCATAGTAGGCATTTTTATCATCATTTTGGCCTGCATCAACTATATGAACATGGCCACAGCCCGCTCCGTGGTGAGGACAGGTGAAATGGGCATTCGTAAAGTGCTCGGATTCTCAAAAGCAGAACTGTTCCGTAATGTGATGCTGGAAGCCATCCTGATAGCCTTCATCGCCATGTTGATAGCAATTGTGCTTTCGTATGTCGTGCTGGAGCTTACCCCGTTCAATTCATGGATTGATAAGAACCTGTCACTCAACTTTCTCAGCAATCCATTCCTTACCATCGGCATGTTTACCATCACACTGCTGGTGGGTGTGCTTTCCGGAATCTACCCTGCCCTGTACATCCCCTCTGTGCCAGTGGTGCAGGCTTTAAAAGGCACCTTCACAGGTGACAAATCGGGCACTCTCCTAAGAAAAGGCCTCATCGTCTTCCAGTTTGTGATTTCGCTTTTTGTTATCATTTGCACCGTGCTCATGGACAAACAAATCGAGTACATGCAACACAAGGAGCTCGGCTTTGCGAAAGACAACGTGTTAGTGATCGAAGTCAAAGACACCGTTACGGCCAACCACATGGATGCGATAAGAACTGAGCTTAGGAAAAATCCTAACATATTGAGTGCTGCCACAGGCTACGGCACACCCGGTATGGGTTTCGGCGGGCAGGTTTTGTGGGTCGAAAGAGATACCGCTATGGCACAGCAAAGTATGACCATGATTTGGTCGGGGCCGGACTACATTGAAACCATGGGCATAGAACTAGTAGACGGACGTGATTTTAATCCAGATTCTGAGGCAGAGTATGTTATGAAGTTCATCGTCAACGAAACCGGTGCCAGAGAATTGGGATGGGGAGATAATGCGGTGGGCAAAAAAGTGAAGTACTTTCATGGCGAAACCTTTGGTGAGGTTATTGGTGTCGTGAAAGACTTTAATTTCGAGTCGCTGCACAACAAAATTGAACCCTTGTTCATTGTGCTGGATGAAAGTGATGGCGGCCGCATTCATATACGCATCAAAGGAGAAGATATGAAAGCAACAATTGCCGATATTGAGGAGATTTGGACTGGCTTTGATCCCAATCATCCTTTTGAATATACTTTTCTCGATCAAGAATTTGCCAAACAATACCGGGCCGACCAAATTCAACTGAAACTCATTTCAACGTTGTCCTACATCTGTATTATTGTATCAATTCTGGGCCTTATCGGTTTATCGGCTTTCACCGCAAGCCGCAAAGCCAAAGAAATCAGCATAAGAAAAGTGCTGGGGGCCAGCTCGGCCACCATAGTGTTGCTATTTTCAAAAGATTATGTCAAGCTGATACTCATCGCTTTTGTGATCTCGGTACCACTGGCTAACTACATCATCGTGGAATGGACGTCCAAGTTTGCCTACCAGATGTCTATTCAGTGGTTCTACTTTGTGCTACCGGGGGTACTGGTACTTACACTTGGGCTTCTGACTGTTGGAGCCCAATCATTGCGGTCGGCAAGGGCTAATCCGGTAGAGGGTTTAAGGAGAGAGTAG
- a CDS encoding peptidylprolyl isomerase, giving the protein MQIAEIHTKKGVMKIKFFEKDAPKAVANFKELANHNFYDGLTFHRVIPDFVIQGGCPKGTGAGGPGYTIPCELDGENQYHDRGVLSMAHAGRNTGGSQFFICHSRKNTAHLDRNHTVFGKVFEGLDVIDAIREGEVMEKVVIVEQE; this is encoded by the coding sequence ATGCAAATAGCCGAGATACACACGAAGAAAGGCGTTATGAAGATCAAGTTCTTCGAAAAAGACGCTCCAAAGGCAGTAGCCAACTTTAAAGAACTAGCCAATCATAATTTCTACGACGGGCTTACCTTCCACAGGGTTATTCCTGATTTCGTTATTCAAGGCGGCTGCCCTAAAGGTACAGGAGCTGGCGGACCTGGCTACACTATTCCCTGCGAACTTGACGGCGAAAACCAATACCACGACCGTGGCGTACTCAGCATGGCGCACGCTGGCAGAAACACTGGCGGTTCACAATTCTTCATTTGCCATAGCCGCAAAAACACAGCCCACCTTGATAGAAACCACACCGTTTTCGGCAAAGTGTTCGAAGGCCTTGATGTGATAGATGCGATCAGAGAGGGTGAAGTGATGGAGAAAGTGGTGATTGTCGAGCAAGAGTAG
- a CDS encoding sensor histidine kinase — protein sequence MAPNEPFTSRQFAPYNTLVLSGLFGFVWAREAWTTGLIADNILFWPGGYFLSLWILSPFAQYFFKSLETNGRRAFIKQHLAISAGFGMLHFILTGLVIILLERFFKLPEHYNFYQPGSYIRQSWPYLFDGMLWYWGYIFVFLYLQTRERLAVEKQKSEAIQKELAASDLSVLRTELNPHFLFNAMNSIAMKVRLKENKLAVAMIASLNDLLRSVLSRKREKTVPLSEEIELLNKYLMIEKVRFGDQVEVTQDFNEDLLPASVPQMILQPLVENAFKHGVKDSLRQQKISITGTKENGSLVLTVFNTTEEVRRFDTANGSEGIGLPNIIHRLRRHYGTDFSFQSMTTGAGIAFRITLPFRSI from the coding sequence ATGGCACCAAACGAACCTTTTACCAGCAGGCAATTCGCTCCCTACAACACCCTGGTGCTGTCAGGGCTTTTTGGCTTTGTCTGGGCCAGAGAGGCATGGACTACTGGGTTAATCGCCGACAATATCCTTTTTTGGCCTGGCGGCTACTTCCTTTCCCTTTGGATACTTAGCCCCTTTGCACAGTATTTCTTCAAATCGCTGGAAACAAATGGGCGGCGGGCTTTCATCAAACAACATTTGGCAATAAGCGCAGGCTTTGGGATGCTGCATTTTATCCTAACAGGGTTGGTCATCATTTTATTGGAACGCTTTTTTAAACTGCCCGAGCACTATAATTTTTATCAGCCAGGCAGCTATATCCGGCAATCGTGGCCCTATTTGTTTGATGGGATGCTCTGGTATTGGGGTTATATCTTCGTGTTTTTGTACTTACAAACCAGAGAGCGACTAGCCGTTGAAAAGCAAAAATCGGAAGCTATTCAAAAAGAGCTGGCTGCGTCTGACCTTAGCGTATTGCGAACAGAGCTCAACCCACACTTTCTTTTCAATGCTATGAACAGCATTGCCATGAAGGTGAGGCTCAAAGAGAACAAACTGGCCGTAGCCATGATCGCATCGCTTAATGATCTTCTGCGGTCGGTGCTGTCAAGGAAACGAGAAAAAACGGTGCCCCTTTCGGAGGAAATTGAGCTGCTGAACAAATACCTGATGATTGAAAAGGTGAGGTTTGGCGACCAGGTAGAAGTAACACAAGATTTCAACGAAGACTTACTCCCGGCCAGCGTGCCACAAATGATTTTACAACCACTGGTTGAAAATGCCTTCAAACATGGGGTGAAAGACAGCCTGCGGCAGCAAAAGATCAGCATCACAGGAACAAAAGAGAACGGCTCCCTGGTGCTCACTGTCTTCAACACTACTGAAGAAGTGCGACGATTCGATACCGCTAACGGATCGGAAGGTATAGGCCTGCCAAATATTATACACCGACTAAGGCGTCACTATGGTACCGACTTTAGCTTCCAAAGCATGACCACAGGCGCTGGCATTGCGTTCAGAATTACTTTACCTTTTCGGTCGATATGA
- a CDS encoding carboxypeptidase-like regulatory domain-containing protein → MQLISTLLSKRILFALFFLVCSLAVLGQTGSLSGRVIDAGTEEPLPFANVFISSTTMGSTTALDGSFLIERIPFGAVQLVVSFVGYKHQTFNFDFTESFNLSTAISLEPALEELSTIEVTSKKDKKWERNLSKFTKVFLGETEFSKGCKILNPWVLEFAEDKDNGLVATASRPVEIENHALGYKVFYHLRLFKANSTNFFFTGETRFEEMTPADEKQKSQWIKNRVIAFKGSTRHLFLAILYEYIQKGQLQQEGFALLQEKFPREGPIVRHPDLAKTKKEILIDYPLENLVGASYRAGLYRILLSGKVEVHYKREQGVPKNTIYNDTLAEVSWLEVKEGYVDVTKTGLNQKPDQLLVSGAMSQGWVAMMLPNDYDPASNNP, encoded by the coding sequence ATGCAACTGATCTCTACATTATTATCAAAACGAATTCTTTTTGCCCTGTTTTTTCTTGTGTGCTCTTTAGCTGTCCTGGGTCAAACTGGGTCGCTGTCGGGTCGGGTGATAGATGCTGGCACAGAGGAACCATTGCCATTTGCTAATGTTTTTATCAGTAGCACCACCATGGGCTCCACCACTGCGCTGGATGGCTCGTTTCTGATCGAGCGAATACCTTTTGGTGCGGTTCAGTTGGTGGTTTCATTTGTCGGCTACAAGCACCAAACATTCAATTTTGATTTCACTGAAAGCTTCAACCTTAGCACAGCCATATCGCTTGAACCGGCTTTGGAAGAGCTGAGCACCATTGAGGTTACTTCGAAAAAAGACAAGAAGTGGGAAAGAAATCTATCTAAATTCACCAAAGTGTTTCTTGGTGAGACAGAATTTTCTAAGGGCTGCAAAATATTGAATCCCTGGGTGCTTGAGTTTGCAGAAGACAAGGACAACGGGCTGGTGGCAACGGCTAGTCGGCCAGTGGAAATCGAAAACCACGCATTGGGCTACAAGGTATTTTATCATTTGCGGCTTTTCAAGGCCAATTCGACAAATTTCTTTTTTACTGGGGAAACCAGGTTTGAAGAAATGACTCCCGCAGATGAGAAGCAAAAGAGCCAGTGGATCAAGAATAGAGTCATCGCTTTTAAAGGGTCGACAAGGCATCTCTTTTTGGCTATACTTTATGAGTATATTCAAAAGGGACAATTGCAGCAGGAAGGCTTTGCCTTGCTTCAGGAGAAGTTCCCAAGGGAAGGGCCCATTGTGCGGCACCCCGATCTTGCAAAAACAAAAAAAGAAATCCTGATTGACTACCCACTGGAAAACCTGGTGGGAGCCTCTTACCGGGCAGGGCTTTACAGAATATTGCTCAGCGGCAAAGTAGAGGTGCATTACAAAAGGGAGCAGGGGGTGCCAAAAAACACGATTTACAACGACACACTGGCGGAGGTGTCGTGGCTGGAGGTGAAGGAAGGCTACGTAGATGTGACTAAAACCGGCCTTAACCAAAAGCCCGACCAGCTGCTGGTTTCAGGCGCCATGAGCCAGGGTTGGGTGGCCATGATGCTGCCCAACGATTATGACCCCGCCAGCAATAACCCTTAG
- a CDS encoding arsenate reductase family protein: MKKVYHLSTCSTCQRIIKELGIGKEFIYQDIKKEAITPEQIDEMKAMAGSYEALFSRVAMKYKALGLKDKQLSDQDYRNYILEEYTFLKRPVFVIDGKIFIGNSPKNVAAVKEAIS; encoded by the coding sequence ATGAAGAAAGTGTATCACCTCTCCACCTGTTCCACTTGCCAGCGCATTATCAAAGAGCTCGGCATCGGCAAAGAGTTTATCTATCAGGACATCAAAAAGGAGGCTATTACCCCCGAACAAATCGACGAAATGAAAGCGATGGCAGGGTCTTATGAGGCCTTGTTTTCGAGAGTGGCCATGAAATACAAAGCCCTTGGGTTAAAGGACAAACAATTGAGCGATCAGGACTACAGAAATTATATTCTTGAGGAGTATACCTTTCTAAAACGTCCAGTCTTTGTCATTGATGGAAAAATATTCATTGGGAACTCGCCAAAGAACGTGGCGGCGGTAAAAGAAGCCATTTCCTAA
- a CDS encoding right-handed parallel beta-helix repeat-containing protein has translation MKTITLTALLASFLFINWQPASVADKTMADEFIVEPSTLLCAGFEWKIFGDDNRNATVSVEYRKKGDTQWKQGHPLLRIGDEKVYGHDQRWVYTVPDMFAGSIFNLEPGTSYEGRFSLTDPDGVEGISEKLVTFTTRKEPQPYVGGQTYHVYPMGYDGPKESPAFTGLNAAYYGEGNQGDWWMVPEPRVQPGDVILVHAGLYKGDRRKYAHELALDFHGAYVLTQKGTPEKPITIKAAGDGEVIFDGDGAYRLFDVMAADYHYFEGLTIRNTEVAFYAGLKRVMGASGLTVTHCKMEDIGMAVMTHSADSKNFYIADNTLIGRHEPDTLIGWYGFEKPAPLTSYVAIKVYGQGHVVCHNSISFFHDGVSVDTHGLPEEGKPKCASIDFYRNDIFNMADDFIEADGGVHNIRVFENRGFNSYHASLSAQPMFGGPVYFIRNICYNTPGTALKYMIRPAGIYTYNNTFITEAAISVFSNGHFRNNIFMGPSDSRQALSATTLTTYSTMDFNGYRKKSNSEKPYRLRYPTNNAQNQADEKELTWVEATTLKELSKLTGFETHGVELDFDVFENVTVPDKRGHIYAVEGVDFSLRKGSKAIDAGVAIPNITDGFAGKAPDLGALETGVAMPVYGPRN, from the coding sequence ATGAAGACAATCACCCTAACTGCGCTCCTTGCCTCTTTCCTTTTTATCAATTGGCAGCCTGCCTCTGTAGCTGACAAAACCATGGCAGACGAGTTTATCGTCGAACCCTCTACCCTGTTGTGCGCTGGCTTCGAATGGAAAATTTTTGGTGACGACAACCGAAACGCCACGGTATCGGTGGAATACCGAAAAAAGGGAGACACGCAATGGAAGCAAGGGCATCCGTTGCTGAGAATTGGTGATGAAAAGGTGTATGGTCACGACCAGCGTTGGGTGTATACCGTGCCCGATATGTTTGCTGGAAGCATTTTTAACCTGGAGCCCGGCACCAGCTACGAGGGGCGGTTCAGTTTGACCGACCCTGATGGTGTGGAAGGCATTTCTGAGAAATTGGTCACCTTCACAACCAGGAAAGAGCCACAGCCCTATGTTGGTGGGCAAACCTACCATGTCTACCCCATGGGCTACGACGGCCCAAAGGAAAGCCCAGCGTTTACTGGTTTGAATGCTGCCTACTATGGCGAAGGCAACCAGGGCGATTGGTGGATGGTGCCAGAGCCAAGGGTGCAGCCGGGAGATGTTATTTTGGTTCACGCTGGTCTTTACAAAGGAGATAGAAGAAAATATGCGCATGAGCTGGCACTTGATTTTCACGGCGCTTACGTGCTGACACAAAAAGGCACACCGGAAAAACCTATCACCATTAAGGCAGCTGGCGACGGTGAGGTTATTTTCGATGGAGATGGGGCCTACAGGCTTTTCGATGTAATGGCCGCCGACTACCATTACTTCGAAGGACTGACTATCAGGAATACAGAGGTGGCGTTTTATGCCGGACTAAAAAGAGTGATGGGTGCCAGCGGACTGACCGTGACGCACTGTAAAATGGAAGACATTGGCATGGCTGTGATGACGCACAGTGCCGATTCCAAAAATTTTTATATCGCTGACAACACCCTCATTGGCCGTCATGAGCCCGACACACTTATCGGCTGGTATGGCTTCGAAAAACCTGCCCCGCTTACCTCCTACGTGGCCATCAAGGTTTATGGTCAGGGGCACGTGGTGTGCCACAACAGCATTTCGTTTTTCCACGATGGTGTCAGCGTTGATACGCATGGACTGCCAGAAGAAGGCAAGCCCAAGTGTGCGTCGATCGACTTTTACAGAAACGATATCTTCAACATGGCCGACGACTTTATTGAAGCTGATGGCGGCGTGCACAATATCCGGGTATTTGAAAACCGGGGCTTTAATTCCTACCACGCCTCTCTGAGTGCTCAGCCCATGTTTGGTGGCCCTGTGTACTTTATCCGCAATATTTGCTATAACACCCCGGGCACGGCGCTGAAGTACATGATCCGCCCGGCTGGTATTTACACCTACAACAACACGTTCATTACCGAGGCGGCCATCAGCGTATTTTCCAATGGCCACTTCCGCAACAATATTTTTATGGGGCCTTCCGACAGTCGTCAGGCGCTAAGTGCTACAACCCTCACCACCTACTCCACAATGGACTTTAATGGCTACCGGAAAAAAAGCAATTCCGAAAAACCATACCGACTCCGTTACCCTACCAACAATGCTCAAAACCAGGCAGATGAGAAAGAACTTACCTGGGTGGAAGCTACTACCTTAAAAGAATTGAGCAAACTCACGGGCTTTGAGACTCATGGCGTAGAACTGGATTTCGATGTCTTCGAAAATGTAACTGTACCTGACAAAAGAGGGCATATCTACGCAGTGGAAGGGGTTGACTTTTCCCTGAGAAAAGGCAGTAAGGCGATAGATGCAGGTGTAGCCATTCCCAATATCACAGATGGGTTTGCGGGCAAGGCCCCCGATTTGGGGGCTTTAGAGACGGGAGTGGCTATGCCGGTTTATGGGCCGAGGAATTGA